The Nocardia arthritidis genome has a window encoding:
- a CDS encoding pyridoxamine 5'-phosphate oxidase family protein — protein sequence MIYTESEYRYLIDQALGRLATIGPVGAPQVHPVAFWVDKHNGTIDIGGPDLANSQKYRDIQADARVSLVVDDAAPHPVGPGGQRGRGLEIRAVSSKSCGAIDRCWKNSATTSFGYILVELWPGTSTGQGVTTEMSPLSAALDARSSA from the coding sequence ATGATCTACACAGAGTCCGAGTATCGGTATCTGATCGACCAGGCGTTGGGCCGGTTGGCGACAATTGGCCCTGTAGGGGCACCCCAAGTACACCCGGTCGCATTCTGGGTGGACAAGCACAACGGAACGATCGACATCGGCGGTCCTGACCTCGCCAATTCCCAGAAGTATCGCGACATCCAGGCCGATGCCAGGGTATCTCTGGTCGTCGACGACGCCGCGCCACATCCGGTCGGGCCCGGAGGCCAACGGGGACGCGGCCTCGAGATCCGCGCGGTATCGTCGAAATCCTGTGGAGCGATAGACCGTTGCTGGAAGAATTCAGCAACGACGTCCTTCGGCTACATCCTTGTCGAGTTGTGGCCTGGAACATCGACTGGCCAGGGCGTAACAACCGAAATGTCTCCTCTCTCAGCCGCGCTTGACGCTCGCTCATCGGCGTGA